A window of the Scophthalmus maximus strain ysfricsl-2021 chromosome 8, ASM2237912v1, whole genome shotgun sequence genome harbors these coding sequences:
- the adra2a gene encoding alpha-2A adrenergic receptor, with product MEFDNETNQTLQPEVAAYSLQMSVPLTVLVGIMILLTVFGNVLVVIAVFTSRALRAPQNLFLVSLASADILVATLVMPFSLANELMGYWYFGEVWCEIYLALDVLFCTASIAHLCAISLDRYWSITQAIEYNLKRTPRRIKCIIFIVWVMAAVISFPPLITMEKENREKDPVCKINNDKWYVISSCIGSFFLPCVIMVLVYVRIYQIAKKRTRAPPGDRKQKDIPMTATTAAVDKKENGVGAEDHLCHEKLNGKRDIELKREEEGEGGADEEKREVNGVDIEESSSSDHKVNNPCSIKKKAAKGKTKLSQIKLGDDDVQKRAQSTKGSRWKGRQNREKRFTFVLAVVIGVFVVCWFPFFFTYMLMTLCESCRVPDNLFKFFFWFGYCNSALNPIIYTIFNNDFRRSFKKILCKRDTGRYV from the coding sequence ATGGAGTTCGACAACGAGACCAACCAGACTCTTCAACCGGAGGTGGCCGCGTACAGCCTCCAGATGTCCGTGCCCCTCACTGTGCTGGTGGGGATCATGATCCTGCTGACCGTGTTCGGCAACGTGCTGGTGGTCATCGCTGTGTTTACGAGCCGGGCCCTCAGGGCTCCGCAGAACTTATTCCTGGTGTCTCTGGCGTCGGCGGACATTTTGGTGGCGACCCTCGTGATGCCCTTCTCCTTGGCCAATGAGCTCATGGGATACTGGTACTTTGGGGAGGTGTGGTGTGAAATATACCTTGCCCTTGATGTTCTGTTCTGCACCGCCTCCATTGCCCACCTCTGTGCCATCAGCTTAGATCGCTACTGGTCCATCACGCAGGCCATCGAGTACAACCTAAAGAGGACGCCGCGCCGCATTAAgtgcatcatcttcatcgtgtGGGTCATGGCAGCGGTCATCTCTTTCCCGCCACTGATCAccatggagaaagaaaacagagagaaggacCCTGTGTGTAAGATCAACAATGACAAGTGGTATGTCATCTCCTCCTGCATCggctccttcttccttccctgtGTCATCATGGTGCTGGTCTATGTGCGGATCTACCAGATTGCCAAAAAGAGGACGCGGGCCCCTCCAGGGGACAGGAAGCAGAAGGACATTCCGATGACGGCCACCACCGCTGCTGTCGACAAAAAGGAGAACGGCGTGGGCGCAGAGGACCACCTTTGCCACGAGAAACTAAATGGCAAGAGGGACATTGAgctgaagagggaggaggaaggagaagggggagcagacgaggagaaaagagaggtcAACGGCGTGGACATCGAGGAGTCGTCGTCATCGGACCACAAAGTGAACAACCCCTGCTCAATCAAGAAGAAAGCGGCCAAGGGGAAAACCAAACTGAGCCAAATCAAACTGGGGGACGACGACGTCCAAAAGCGGGCGCAGAGCACCAAAGGCAGCCGCTGGAAGGGCCGCCAGAACCGGGAGAAGCGGTTCACCTTCGTCCTGGCCGTGGTCATTGGGGTGTTTGTCGTCTGCTGGTTCCCCTTCTTCTTCACGTACATGCTGATGACGCTGTGTGAGTCCTGCCGTGTTCCCGACAACTTGTTCAAGTTCTTCTTCTGGTTTGGTTATTGCAACAGCGCGCTGAACCCCATCATTTACACCATCTTCAACAATGACTTCAGGAGGTCGTTCAAAAAGATACTGTGCAAGAGGGACACTGGAAGATACGTATGA